ATTAGGATCAAATACCACCATTCCCTACTCGTATCGCAGTCAGGACTATTGAGTCTGAATTGGGTTCTCGAATTTCTGATCTATTTGCTGATATCAGCCCAGAGCCAATTGCTGCAGCATCACTGGGGCAAGTATACAAAGGTTAGTCGTATTTGATAAGGAGCTATTTTCTTGCGACTATCCTTGTTCTTTACTGCTtttattttgcttcttttAGCCTATATTTCAGACCTGAGCTCTCCAAATTGAAATGCATCCCTTTGATATTTCAAGTCATGCAGCTCATCTTCACTCTGGAGAGCTTGTCGCAGTCAAAGTTCAGAGGCCTGGAATGGCACCCTTGCTGACTCTAGATGCACTTTTATTCAATATGATTGGAGGACAGCTAAAACGATTTGCTAAGGCCCGCAAAGATTTATTGGTAGCTGTTAATGAAATTGTGAGTTCTCACAGCTTCCTTGCTATGATCTCGAACCTTAATTTCCCctgattaatttttttttgtcctagTTGGTTTTCCCAGATTCTCTTCTTCCTGATTGGATAGAGTGTTTGGCATATATGATGCATATCTTTGGGTTCAATCTACTTTGATTTCTTTACTCGACTCACACCTATTTATGGTAGATTGCATGGGCTCCAAGAGAGTTGAATACTAATTTTTGTATAGAAAAAGATGACTTGTTTGCAGTTGCTGAGCCTGCTGTAAAGTATACATTTTTCTTGAATCCTCTGGCCAGGCTCTTTGGCAatctttcaagaaaggaaTGGACCTATCTGGGTCTGAGCGAGGTCTGGTGGGGTAGCCTTTGCCACCCTTCACCAGCCGAGCTATTAAGCTTTTGATGTACGGTGCATTATAATTAGCTCGGACTTTTTACCCTTTGTAACAGGTTAGACACATGTTTGATGAGATCGATTATGTTTTAGAAGGAAAAAATGCTGAAAGATTTGCAATCCTTTATTCTCATGGTGAGTTTTTGAATCTTCAGTTATTCAAGTCGTGATTGTCACTTAATTCCTCTATATACAAACATGCGCTTCCAGTCCCTAATCACTATTTTTCTTGAGCATTACTATATCTGGACGTATTAACTGCTCCAATTTCTTAACATCCAGCATCTTTTCAACTGTGAATTTGATCCATAATAATCGATATATTCAACTCTCTGTAAGACCATGATTGTGTTTTCTTGTCAGGTTCAGGTGGTGGAAGCATGACAAGTATCAAGGTCCCAAAGGTCTACTGGAATTATACACGTAAATCGATATTAGCGCTGGAATGGATTGACGGCATCAAGTTAACTGATGCTGAGCGCATCAGCAAAGCCAATCTGAACAGAAAAAGTATGATTGATGAGGTAAATTTGCATTGTGCCTTAACTATGAACTGTGAACCAACATTGGTATCATCAATATTGGGTGTGTGTGCGTGcattcataggggtgagtgttcGTGCATGTTTGTGAGCGTCAGCGACTGCGTCTCTActgtgtttctcaaaaaaaaattgtcttgAATAATTTCCTTAGACCTGCATATTTGTGCATAAGCTAGTAAATTGTGTTTGAGTTTTTCTGTTGGGGTTAGTTCTCTTCGGCCTTATCCTTGGCAGCCCTCTAAAATCTTGGACCTTTTTACCAGATTACACTCTTTCGCTTTGAATGGGCTGTCAACTCTTCAGGGGGTGCTTATCTTCAGGGATTCTGAGGATCTTATCCAcctccctctctcctcccATGCTTTTGATGAATTCCTGAACTTTCATAGGGATCCAAGTTCTCTTCCAGGAATATTTATGCGGTAGCATTTAATCATGGTCAACCTCAGTCCTCCTTGTCTTGATATGGAAATCAAAGTGCTCCAACAAACTCAAAGCTTTAGTTTGGCTGCTGTTCAATGACAGACTTAATACAAGGGACATGCTCGAGAAATGTTTTTGTGGGTGAGCATAAATTCTCTGTCCTATGTAATCTCAAGGTTCCTGAAGATTGAGACAATCTCTTTTTGCTATGCCCCTTCAGTAGATCCTGCTGGTCAGCTATTGGAGTTCAGCTTGGTCCTCACTCTGACCCTAATGCCCTTCTTACTGGTGCCAGGGACAGCTTCAGCGAgcatttttttctaaaaagaaGTGTTTATCTCTGCAGCCTGGCAGTTTTGGAAACAGCACAAtaggatttttgttttgttttgataaGGTTCCCCCTAGCTTAGTTTTGGATGATGCTTTTCAAAAGGTACTTGTACCTTTTCTAGTTTAGATCCCATGCGTATACTCTTCACTTGTGCAGCTCTTGTaaatatttctctttttaataaAAATGAACTGTTGAGGCCTCCCCTATAGTTTGCCGAAAAAATCATTCGGGGTATCTTGGGTTACTGCCAAAGTTGGACCATGTTTGAAGCTATTTGGTCGGTTTTATTGGATTGCCATGTTCTTGTTTTGTGTACTAATATTCATTCACGAATTTGACAGGGTCTCTATTGCTCGTTGAGGCAGCTGCTCGAAGATGGCTTTTTCCATGCAGACCCCCATCCAGGTAATCTGGTGGCAACTGAAGATGGATCTCTTGCATATTTTGACTTCGGTATGATGGGTGATATTCCAAGGCACTATCGAGTAGGACTCATACAAATGGTAAGCTCCCTTTATCCATTTACGTGTAACTATATCTCGTTGCTTGCTCAATTCATCATACCACTGAAGCATCTTTGCAAAGACTGTCATTCTTACTAGCGATAAAACCAgataaatttcaaaattatatGCGGCTATGGCTGTTATCAATTTTTTAATGTTTCAAATATATTGTTCTTTAAGGCTTTTATTTGTATGGTCTTCTAAGGTCAGGGAGCAGTTTTCTATGAATAACTTTGGGAATTGCTTTAACATGGATACCCTTGTTTCCTATGATCGCCTTCGCCTCTAGTAGAAAAATCAAATGTGCATCTCCAAAACATAAAAGATAAGAAAAATCAAATGTCAAGATTGCCAAGACACAGTATAGTGAAAGGATCTTAATTTTTCAAATTCTCACAACTTAGTGTATATTTGAAATTTTCATGAAATGCGTGTCAGTGAAAATTGAAAACTAAAATACTCTAGTTCTTTCAGTGCCACTAGGTAATATAATTCCGAGAAGCAATTTACTCATGCATAAATGTAAGCTAGCTATGTGACTTTTGGGTTACAAATAGTAATAATCTGAACAAGTTTGAGTACATATGTGGTACCATTGAAGCAGGTATTAGTACTTGGAAATAAGGACACTCATATTTTCACGCCGAGTTTCTATGCCCTTTGTTGGTTTCATTCGTGTGGCTCTTTCCAaagttcaaatatgaatagaATTTTGGCGAACTGAGTTCACTTGTTTCAGCTTGTGCACTATGTTAATCGTGACTCCTTGGGCTTGGCGAATGACTTCCATTCATTGGGATTTGTCCCTGAGGGAACAGACCTACATGCAATTGCAACTGCATTGAGAGTTGCCTTTGGTGATGGAAGGAGGCAATCAAATGATTTTCAGGTAAGTaatcattttttctttctacaTATGTTTTTATGTTATGATATGCTTTTTCTGTATTGATTTAATGGATGCAAACATATTATTATAGATAAGACTTATTAATTGTAGCCTTAAATGGAGTTAACAAACATGTTAAGTATGTAACTTTACTGTGAACTTGAGTAATCAATCTAACATGAAAATCTGCATGCTTTAGTAATAGTTATAGTCAAGCAATATATTTAGAACGTACTTTGTTGTATCTCGAAAAGTATAATAGAAATGAAGTTAAAGATCTGAAGGAGCACTTCTATTTGTAGTTGTCTAACTTGGGTTAGTTAGTACATTCTAAGTCAATTCTTTCGTGTCTTACAGGGGGTAATGAACCATCTGTATGACGTCATGTATGATTTTAATTTTTCACTCCCTCCTGATTATGCACTGGTGATAAGAGCACTGGGTTCCTTAGAAGGGACTGCAAAAGCACTGGATCCTGATTTCAAAGTTATTGAGAGCGCGTACCCATTTGTCATTGGAAGGCTCCTTGCAGACCCCAGCCCTGATATGAGGAAAATATTGAGGGAGCTTCTGATATGTGATGATGGATCCATCAGATGGAATCGACTGGAGCGGCTGGtatgtagtactccctccgtcccacattaagtgactcaaatttttccaaatatagatgtatctatgtctaaaaaacgtctagatacatgtaatagaaagtcacttaatatgggacggagggagtagttgttttGCTTTAGCTTGCAGTTTTTGGTCATGTTGAAATGGTTTGTAATTAATTCtatgatatttttttgaggTAGCATTATAGTTCTGTCTACGATCACAGCAGTTTCATGGCTCtaattctatttttcttccaTTTCATTTAATGAGCATGATCAAGAATTGTGGTAGCCCTCTTGTTTGCTTGGATTAACTACTATATTAAGACCCAGAAAGATAAGAAGCCGTCCAAGTCTTCAATATTCGTTGGAATTTCTAGTACCGGCCATCATACATGACTTCGACTTGAGACACAaagaaatacggagtacattaTAGTGTTGCTTTGGTGTTACTACCATGAATTTATTTGGCCATTGTCTGTTATTACCTTGGTTCTTGACTAACATCCTTCAGCACGCAGATTGCAGCTATATCTCAACAGTCGCAAGAATCTTCAAACGAACCGGGAGATGAAAATGCTGCCAGCAGTTCTGAGTGGAGATCATTCGACATGCATTCTGTTGTTGCAGCTACAGAAGACCTTTTTGATTTCATTTTATCAAGGAAAGGCTGGAGGGTTCGTGTTTTCCTTATCCAGGACATTTTGAAGGCCTCTGATGCATTTTTACAAGAAGCAACATTTCCAGATATATTTGACAGAGAGGGGAGTACAGGGGAGCTAGATCCAGAGGTCAGTCAATGTTGGCCATGATTTCTCATTTCTGCATCTGCATTAGCAAGCAATGaacataacttttttttcctggtCTACCCAATCATATAGTGATGCACTGCTACCGCATCGCATTGCATCCTTTGGAATCATCAGGGCATTATGTCAAGTGTTTGTTTCCTGAAGCGTTGCAAACAGTTGTCTGTTTGTTCAGGCGGAAAGAAAGAATGATCCTATGAGCTGCTTGagttactcttttttttagttaCTCTTTTGTGGCATCGCATATTGTTAatgtcttgcatgttacactGTCTATGCCTGTTCATACTGAAGGTTTCTCCTTGACATGTAGAGAAGTAAAATGATCCGAAGGCTGATTAATGGTGTTCAATCTTTCCGTCAAGCTACCAGTTTGGCACCAGATGCCTGGATTGCCATGCTAATCCGTACCGTCATGAAACATGAATCGCAAAGATTCGTTCTTGATGTATTTCTAGCCTTGGTGAACCATTCCTGTAACAAGATTCCAGAAACATGCTGGATTTGTATATCGAGATATCTGAAGTACTTGGACAAGCAATCAAGATAGGTAAAATGCCGAATGGCAATGTGTAGTCTGCTAGATGTGGTCTGAATTTAGTGTTTAGTGGGTAATATTTCAGTTCACTTAAAATGCTGCAACCCATTTTCTCATGATCTGAAAGCTGCTATGAATGTTCATTGTCCGTGGTACTATTGCGGCTGGTTAGAATCTACTGGCCATGCACAGAACATCAAATGTTCTTTCTCATGTCCATTTCTGGATTATTTGACTTGGTTAGGATGGGCACACTGTGAGGCTATGTTGAGGCTCCTTGGAAATTCGAGAAATGTCGTAAGAAAGAGTTTTAACTCAAGTTGGATACATGAAAAAACAGTACTGTACAATTCTTGTCAGAATCATGGGGTT
This is a stretch of genomic DNA from Brachypodium distachyon strain Bd21 chromosome 1, Brachypodium_distachyon_v3.0, whole genome shotgun sequence. It encodes these proteins:
- the LOC100840399 gene encoding uncharacterized protein LOC100840399 isoform X2, which codes for MAGPTSRLFSRGVDLGRHRHRLLLLRNLQSAAAAADPKLCPLSSAAPPVRSYSSAFTSVHGGRPSSEYAKIRKESLETQFGRILGSSSHTIFADRRFGPFLAVYRAATISFHVVKLTIWHLLLSDVHKRAEKFRETLIRLGPFYIKLGQALSTRPDILPSAYCQELSKLQDQIPPFPTRIAVRTIESELGSRISDLFADISPEPIAAASLGQVYKAHLHSGELVAVKVQRPGMAPLLTLDALLFNMIGGQLKRFAKARKDLLVAVNEIVRHMFDEIDYVLEGKNAERFAILYSHGGGSMTSIKVPKVYWNYTRKSILALEWIDGIKLTDAERISKANLNRKSMIDEGLYCSLRQLLEDGFFHADPHPGNLVATEDGSLAYFDFGMMGDIPRHYRVGLIQMLVHYVNRDSLGLANDFHSLGFVPEGTDLHAIATALRVAFGDGRRQSNDFQGVMNHLYDVMYDFNFSLPPDYALVIRALGSLEGTAKALDPDFKVIESAYPFVIGRLLADPSPDMRKILRELLICDDGSIRWNRLERLIAAISQQSQESSNEPGDENAASSSEWRSFDMHSVVAATEDLFDFILSRKGWRVRVFLIQDILKASDAFLQEATFPDIFDREGSTGELDPERSKMIRRLINGVQSFRQATSLAPDAWIAMLIRTVMKHESQRFVLDVFLALVNHSCNKIPETCWICISRYLKYLDKQSR
- the LOC100840399 gene encoding uncharacterized protein LOC100840399 isoform X1 translates to MAGPTSRLFSRGVDLGRHRHRLLLLRNLQSAAAAADPKLCPLSSAAPPVRSYSSAFTSVHGGRPSSEYAKIRKESLETQFGRILGSSSHTIFADRRFGPFLAVYRAATISFHVVKLTIWHLLLSDVHKRAEKFRETLIRLGPFYIKLGQALSTRPDILPSAYCQELSKLQDQIPPFPTRIAVRTIESELGSRISDLFADISPEPIAAASLGQVYKAHLHSGELVAVKVQRPGMAPLLTLDALLFNMIGGQLKRFAKARKDLLVAVNEIVRHMFDEIDYVLEGKNAERFAILYSHGSGGGSMTSIKVPKVYWNYTRKSILALEWIDGIKLTDAERISKANLNRKSMIDEGLYCSLRQLLEDGFFHADPHPGNLVATEDGSLAYFDFGMMGDIPRHYRVGLIQMLVHYVNRDSLGLANDFHSLGFVPEGTDLHAIATALRVAFGDGRRQSNDFQGVMNHLYDVMYDFNFSLPPDYALVIRALGSLEGTAKALDPDFKVIESAYPFVIGRLLADPSPDMRKILRELLICDDGSIRWNRLERLIAAISQQSQESSNEPGDENAASSSEWRSFDMHSVVAATEDLFDFILSRKGWRVRVFLIQDILKASDAFLQEATFPDIFDREGSTGELDPERSKMIRRLINGVQSFRQATSLAPDAWIAMLIRTVMKHESQRFVLDVFLALVNHSCNKIPETCWICISRYLKYLDKQSR